Proteins co-encoded in one Candidatus Binatia bacterium genomic window:
- the infA gene encoding translation initiation factor IF-1, whose protein sequence is MSREDLIQIEGTVREVLAGGQFRVESDKGQQFLAKISGRMRRFHIKVIPGDRVTVAVSPYDPTHGLIVYRSP, encoded by the coding sequence GTGAGTCGTGAAGACTTGATTCAGATCGAAGGTACCGTAAGAGAGGTCCTGGCGGGCGGCCAATTTCGAGTTGAATCAGACAAGGGGCAACAGTTCTTGGCCAAAATCAGTGGCCGGATGCGCCGCTTCCACATTAAGGTCATTCCTGGGGATCGAGTCACAGTTGCGGTGTCACCCTACGATCCGACGCACGGCTTGATCGTGTACCGCAGCCCCTAG
- a CDS encoding response regulator gives MVDDTLDNLILTVRSLQRAGINSLAASRGLQCLEIAKNRHVDVILLDLIMPELDGWGTLAALRHDQTTRDIPVIMFSCDDRLAVRERAMKEGAVDFLPRPVMPDILLACVQMHLRAVARARALEVMDRELDSTLSRAAAAFGP, from the coding sequence GTGGTCGATGACACCCTGGACAATCTGATCCTCACCGTACGTTCTCTACAGAGAGCCGGCATTAACTCTCTCGCCGCATCGCGAGGCTTGCAGTGCTTGGAGATCGCCAAGAACAGACACGTCGACGTGATTCTGCTCGATCTCATCATGCCGGAGTTGGACGGCTGGGGCACGCTGGCGGCATTGCGGCACGACCAGACTACGCGAGACATTCCCGTCATCATGTTTTCTTGCGACGACCGCCTGGCGGTTCGAGAGCGCGCCATGAAGGAGGGTGCGGTCGATTTTCTTCCACGCCCGGTGATGCCCGATATCTTGCTGGCGTGCGTTCAAATGCACCTCCGAGCGGTGGCCAGGGCGCGGGCACTTGAGGTCATGGATCGGGAACTGGACTCGACGTTGTCCCGTGCCGCGGCAGCGTTCGGTCCGTAG
- the hemB gene encoding porphobilinogen synthase, whose protein sequence is MEFPEYRPRRLRQNENFRRMVRETRLGVDNLIMPLFVVPGTRVNKPVASMPGVAQLSVDRLVEECKEIRDLGIPAIILFGIPETKDSAGSGAYTENGIVQQALRTLKKQVPNLLLITDVCLCEYTDHGHCGVVVDGDVDNDATLDLLAKEALSHAKAGADMVAPSDMMDGRIGMIRETLDEEGFDQIPIMAYAAKFASGFYGPFREAAESAPQFGDRRSYQMDPPNAEEALREVQLDIDEGADIVMVKPALPYLDLIWRVKETFGHPLAAYNVSGEYAMIKAAAQNGWLDEERVMMEMLVAIRRAGADMILTYFAKDAARLLAKGR, encoded by the coding sequence ATGGAATTTCCCGAGTACCGACCCCGGCGTTTGCGGCAGAACGAGAATTTCCGCCGCATGGTTCGGGAGACACGACTGGGCGTTGACAATCTGATTATGCCGCTCTTTGTGGTGCCTGGCACGCGGGTGAACAAACCCGTCGCCAGCATGCCGGGAGTGGCGCAGCTTTCGGTCGATCGCTTGGTGGAGGAGTGCAAGGAGATCCGAGACCTCGGCATTCCGGCGATCATCTTGTTCGGGATTCCTGAGACTAAGGACAGCGCCGGTTCGGGTGCATACACCGAGAATGGGATCGTGCAGCAGGCCTTGCGCACCCTCAAGAAGCAGGTGCCGAATCTGCTGCTCATTACGGACGTGTGCTTGTGCGAGTACACCGATCACGGCCACTGCGGCGTGGTGGTCGACGGCGATGTGGACAACGACGCCACCTTGGATCTGCTGGCGAAAGAGGCCCTGTCACACGCCAAAGCCGGGGCGGACATGGTGGCTCCGTCGGACATGATGGATGGGCGCATCGGTATGATCCGCGAGACGCTCGACGAGGAAGGCTTCGATCAGATTCCGATCATGGCGTACGCGGCAAAATTCGCCTCGGGATTCTACGGCCCGTTTCGTGAGGCGGCGGAATCGGCTCCACAGTTCGGCGACCGCCGCTCGTACCAGATGGATCCGCCGAACGCCGAGGAGGCGCTACGCGAGGTGCAACTCGATATCGACGAAGGTGCTGATATCGTGATGGTCAAGCCGGCGCTGCCGTACCTCGATCTCATCTGGCGGGTGAAGGAGACATTCGGACATCCCCTGGCGGCGTACAATGTCAGTGGTGAATACGCCATGATCAAGGCCGCAGCACAGAACGGCTGGCTCGACGAAGAGCGCGTCATGATGGAAATGCTCGTCGCCATTCGCCGTGCCGGCGCCGACATGATCCTGACGTATTTTGCCAAGGACGCCGCGCGGTTGCTGGCGAAAGGAAGATGA
- a CDS encoding DUF3106 domain-containing protein, with translation MALLVMGALCAVVSAVPARVLVAERWHDLSPKQRYRTLQNYWRHQQLPADRQRDIEQRYKRWRGMSPDERARIQQNYERFRQLPPEERERFQRKYDKWRQHGESRH, from the coding sequence ATGGCACTACTGGTGATGGGCGCCTTGTGCGCGGTCGTGTCCGCCGTCCCGGCACGCGTGCTCGTGGCGGAACGCTGGCACGACTTGAGCCCGAAGCAACGGTACCGGACGCTGCAGAATTATTGGCGCCATCAGCAGCTCCCGGCGGATCGCCAGCGCGATATCGAGCAGCGTTACAAGCGCTGGCGCGGCATGTCACCCGATGAACGGGCTCGTATCCAGCAGAATTACGAGCGTTTCCGCCAACTGCCCCCCGAGGAGCGCGAGCGCTTCCAGCGCAAGTACGACAAGTGGCGCCAACACGGTGAGTCGCGGCATTGA